A region of Solea solea chromosome 7, fSolSol10.1, whole genome shotgun sequence DNA encodes the following proteins:
- the tmprss5 gene encoding transmembrane protease serine 5 encodes MSLDGDSETVIENPAAVSQHFHSEKTSQPGVAETKREQNWLRGFHSTTHAHRLLRLLAAVCALGLLGGLAVGVWFLVKLLLRPSSPQSAVGLGDTKETTLCNVTEDISISDHRKVFYRISPENSLLEIQLETLQRTWLPVCYERWNSSLGTLVCRQLGYLRVTQHKGVNLTDIGPNYTDGFIQISSEKQGSLETMWQFRGSCITGKVIALQCFECGTRAKLPRIIGGEEAALGRWPWQVSLYYSDRHTCGGSIITSQWVVTAAHCVHNYRLPHISSWLVYAGIVTRNSAKVSRHAGHAVEKIIYNKNYDHRSHDSDIALMRLRTPLNLSDTVRPVCLPQYDYDLPGGTQCWISGWGYTQPDGVHSPDTLKEAPVPIISTKKCNSSCMYNGEITARMLCAGYTEGKVDACQGDSGGPLVCQDENVWRLVGVVSWGTGCAEANHPGVYTKVAEFLSWIYDIIESY; translated from the exons ATG AGTCTTGatggagacagtgagacagtgatcgAGAACCCGGCAGCTGTCAGTCAACACTTTCACTCCGAGAAAACATCGCAACCAGGGGTCGCAGAAACCAAGCGGGAGCAGAACTGGCTGAGAGGGTTTCACTCCACCACTCACG CTCACAGGCTGCTGAGGCTGCTGGCAGCTGTGTGTGCACTCGGACTCCTGGGAGGTTTGGCTGTGGGCGTCTGGTTTCTAG TGAAGCTTCTGCTGAGGCCGTCCTCACCCCAGAGTGCAGTGGGACTTGGGGACACAAAGGAGACGACGCTCTGCAACGTGACAGAGGACATTTCCATCTCTGACCACAGGAAAG TGTTTTACAGAATCAGCCCGGAGAACTCCCTGCTGGAGATCCAGCTGGAGACGCTGCAGCGCACCTGGCTGCCCGTGTGCTACGAGAGGTGGAACTCATCGCTGGGGACGCTGGTGTGCAGACAGCTGGGATATCTGAG agtGACCCAGCACAAAGGAGTGAATCTGACAGACATCGGGCCAAACTACACAGACGGATTTATACAAATTAGCTCGGAGAAGCAGGGCAGTCTGGAGACGATGTGGCAGTTCAG GGGGAGCTGCATCACGGGGAAGGTGATCGCTCTGCAATGTTTCG AGTGCGGGACGCGAGCGAAGCTGCCGAGGATAATCGGGGGGGAGGAGGCAGCGCTGGGCCGGTGGCCGTGGCAGGTGAGTCTGTACTACAGCGACCGTCACACCTGTGGAGGCTCCATCATCACCAGCCAGTGGGTCGTCACAGCTGCTCACTGTGTTCACAA CTACAGGCTGCCGCACATTTCCAGCTGGCTCGTCTACGCCGGCATTGTCACGCGCAACTCGGCTAAAGTGTCTCGGCACGCGGGACACGCGGTGGAGAAGATCATCTACAACAAGAACTACGACCACAGGAGCCACGACAGCGACATTGCTCTGATGAGACTGAGGACGCCACTGAATCTCTCAG ACACAGTTAGACCAGTGTGTTTGCCTCAGTACGACTACGATCTTCCAGGAGGAACTCAGTGCTGGATTTCTGGATGGGGATATACACAACCTGATGGCG tTCACTCCCCTGACACACTAAAAGAAGCACCAGTTCCTATAATAAGCACAAAGAAGTGTAACAGCTCATGTATGTACAACGGAGAGATCACAGCGCGGATGCTTTGTGCCGGATACACGGAGGGAAAAGTGGACGCGTGTCAG GGCGACAGTGGGGGTCCTCTGGTCTGTCA